The genomic interval TCTAATCGGCGTTCCTTCAAGAAGGTGACAAAAATATGTTGTTAGATGGACAGTACCAAAGTCATATTCGTAAACCGTATGGTCAACCTGCGCGCCAACATTTATATAACAATGCATTTCTTCCTCGATTTCCCGTTTCAAGGCGTTTTCCGGTGTTTCACCCTGTTCGATCTTGCCACCGGGAAATTCCCATTTATATGGTAATGATTTTGACGGACCTCTTTGCGCACACAAAATCTTATTGTCATCGAGTATCACCGCCCCAACGACGTGAATGTTCTTTTTCATTGAATCTCCCCTAACCATAGTGATACCCCCATTATAACGGCTTATTGATTATAATTCGATAACCTGTTTCAACTATTGTAGGGCAAGTGCTAGATGGTACCCCGCCGCTTACATAACGGCGGAGAACCTACTTATTCATAAGGTTGTGGTTTATGTGTTTTTTTTGGTCACTTCACAATCTGCACTTTTCTAATCATCCGCCCTTCCAAAGCCAGTATGTTGAACGTTAAGCCGCCGCGTTCGAGTACCTGTCCTTCTTCCGGAAATTCGTTTATTTCCTTTAATAAATAGCCGGCGAGAACGTCTTCTTCTTCAGGAATCTCCGTACCAAAGACCGAGTTCAGCCGGTGCAGCGTTATTTTCCCGTCACAGATGATTTCTGTTTCGGTCATTTTTTCAATCGTTGCATCGTTGGCAAGGTCCATCTCATCTTCAATTTCTAGTCCAATCATGGCTTCAATCACATCTTCATGGGTGAGAATTCCTTCCGTGCCGCCGTATTCATCGAGAATGATGGCCATGTGCTTTTTCTCTGTCGTCATTTTACGAAAAACCCACTCGATCGGTTGGAATTCATATATAATTAACGGATCGGTATAGCAGAACGCCTCTAGTGGTGTCTCTTTTTCCTCTGACCATGACAATAGATATTTGGAATGAAAAACGGCGACAATGTCATCAATACTCTCGTTGTACACCGGATAGCGTGTATACGGATTTTGAATGACGACGTCCCGTACTTCCGCAAACGAAGCTGTCATCGGCAGGGCGGTGATCTCAACCCGTGGTGTCTTGAGGACATCTTTTACGTCCAGGTTGTAAAAATCGAGCACGCCTTTATGCGATGGGATTCGGCTTGGTCAAATGTTCCTTCTGAGTCAGCAATATCAACCATAGCACGCAAGTCCTCTTTAGATATCGATTCATCAGGTGGTTGTCCCTTCGCCAAAGCGTTTGTGATTGCGTCGGTCAACCAGTTAAGCACGATGGTTACCGGCTTAAACACAAACACGAAAAACCGAATGACCGGATAAATGGCTAGTGAAATTTTATCTGGAAATGCCGCTGCGATTGATTTGGGCAGCACCTCAGAGAAAACAAGAATCGTTATGGTCAAAATAGCCGAGGCAAGTCCCACATGAAAGTCATATTGAATTGCCAGCGCAGTTACGAGTGTAGGCATCAGAATGTTGGCTATGTTATTACCGATTAAAATGGTCGTGATAAACTCGCTTGGATTAGAAATTAAATCTAATAACTTCTCGGCCTTTTTATCGTCATTTTTTGCCTTTGTCTGCAGTTTCATCTTATTGGTGGCTGTCAGCGCCGTTTCACTGCCAGAGAAAAATAACGAAGCACATAATAACAGAATAATTGCAATGATCACGGGCAGCTGCCTCCTTATTCATGTACGGTGTATAATAGCATATATCCGTTATTTTTCACAAAAAGGGACATTTTAACCTTCTCGGCTATTACATTTAAAAGCTGATCAGTACTAAAACTGATCAGCTTTCATGATAGGTTGTTTTTAATAGGGTGTCCACTGAACATGCTGTGCGACTTGGAATCGATGATTGACATTTTCCCAGTTAACGACGTTCCACCACGCGTCAATATAGTCTTTGCGTTTCGTGTGATACTGCAGATAGTAGGCATGCTCCCATACGTCTAGTACTAATAATGGAATGGCATCCTGTTGGGAAAGGTTTTGATGCTTTTCCGCCTGCAATATCTCGGTTCGGTGTGATCTTGGGGACCAGACAAGTATCGCCCAGCCGACAGCCTGCACCTTTTCGGCGGCATTAGAAAAGTGCTTCTTGAATTTATCAAAACTTCCAAAGGTGCGACTGATTTCCTTTTTGATATCCCCGGTTGGTTTGCCACCGCCATTCGGGGACATATTATGCCAGAAAATCGTATGAAGATAGTGTCCGGCACCATTAAAGGCTGCCTCGCCTTCCCAATGCTTGATTAGAGAGAAATCACCGCGTTTTCGCGCCTTCTCCATTTCCTTTTCGGCTTTGTTGAGGCCTTCCACATAGCTTCTGTGGTGTTTATCATGGTGCAACCGCATGATTTCTTCGCTGATGTGTGGTTCCAACGCGTTATAAGCGTACGGCAGTGGTGGAAGTTTATGTTCACCAATCGGCACGGTTCGGGATGATTTACGATCGTCATCGTCGTCCAATTCCTCTTCTTCCCGTTCGTCGTCCGCGTCGTCTGTCGGTAGTTTTGTTTGTGTTGCGTCAGAATCAGCTTCGGATAATTCAAAAGCCGGTTCCGCATCATCGTTTGCTGTTGCCTCCGTTTGTCCGGTTATCGTATCGTCAGTTGTCGCTTCCACTTGTTCTGCTTCCATCGTGTCAACCGTTGCCTCTGCTTGCTCGGTTTCTAACTCATTGTCCGCCGTTTCCTCCTTTTGTACACTGGCATTCGGCAATTCTTCTACAAATGTAGCGAACCGCTCCCTTAGCGACTCTGCCTCCCCTTGCAGCGAACGGACATCTTCTGTATCGTCAGTACGCGTTTCACTTTCATTACGGTCAAGTTGGACGCGATGTTCGTTTGCCTTTTCCCGCAGCTGGCTAAATTGGTTGAGCCAATCATCTATTTCTTCTCTCACGCCATCTTCAAAATTTCCTTGGTGTTTAAACGAAATAATTGATTCTTCACATCGTTCCGCCCAGTCGTTCAGATCCTGCAACCAGCTGATTTTTTGTGATGATGATTGCATAATGATTGAGATCCTCCCTTTTTGTAATTGACACTGCATGGTAGCCTATGCTGCTATTCCCGCTTTTGTCACACGTACATATCGGAAGGGCTAGATGGATCAGGTTGGAACGTTTTCTATAAATAAAACCGGATGCTTCCATAGTCACAGAAAAGCCCCCACCAATTTCCAAATAGAAACCTTTACGCACACCATCGATTAGGGTAGGATTTATTATAAGATTATTTATAATTTTAGTACATCTAAACTGCTCCGCTTCAGATGGGGTGATTTTGTTTTCGCGCGAGTTTCGGGCCGGGTCGCGCGACTTTCCTGATTTTCGCGCGAGCCCCGGCACCCAGGCCAATTAAATAAACAAAGAAGGTGATGATTTGAATCTTACCTATTTCCTGTTTTTTCTGTGCATCATCGTCTGTACGCTGATTATTACATACTGGGCGGCGAAACAGAGTAAGACGGCAAACCAATTTTATGTGGCAGCAGGCAGTCTGACAGGTATTCAGAACGGAATGGCGATTGCTGGTGACTACATTAGTGCGGCATCTTTTTTAGGGATTATCGGTACCATCGCCATCAGTGGTTTTGACGGGTTTTTGTATGCGATTGGCTTTCTTGTTTCTTATTTAATCGTTCTATTTTTTATTGCGGAACCTGTGCATCGTCTAGGTAATTACTCGCTTGGGGATGTGATCTGTTCGCGCTTTCCCAGTATCCGTATGCGCTGGCTGATGGCAATCAGTGCCCTGCTTATTTCCATTCTTTATATGATTCCGCAGTTAGTGGCCGCGGGGCTATTGATCCGGTTGCTGCTTGATATTAATTATACGACGTCTGTTCTGGTCATTGGCAGTCTCATGACGGTTTACGTTGTGTTTGGCGGTATGTTTGCAACGTCATGGGTACAGATTGTAAAAACCATTGTGCTCATGTCGGGAACGTTCCTGCTTGCATTGATTGTGTTAGCTCGATTCGGCTGGGACATCGCAGAATTGACTGCCCAGGTTAAAACGGGCACACCGCTGGGCGAGCAGTTTTTCCAGCCTGGCAATCTTTACGATCAACCGTTGGAAAGCCTGTCACTTCATCTGGCCCTGATTCTCGGAACGGCCGGACTGCCGCACATCCTAATTCGTCTATTCACCGTCCGGAATGTCCGGGAAGTGCGCCGGTCGCTTTTAACTGCCAGCTGGATTATCGGGTTGTTTTACATCATCGCCCTTGTACTCGGTCTTGGTGCTGTCACTCTGATCGGCTACAATCAATTAATTGATGCTGATCCGACGGGAAATTTGGCTGCTCCATTGCTGGCAGGGAAGCTGGGTGGTGACTTCCTGATGGCATTCATCGCGGCGATTGCTTTTACCACCATTGTTGCTGTCGTGTCTGGTCTGGTGATTTCGGCGACGACTGCTTTTTCGCATGATGTATACTATCACATCATTAAAAAAGGACAGACGACGGAAAAAAGGCAATTGCGTGCTGCTCAGTGGACAGCATTTGTTGTGGGGCTCATCTCTACGTTGTTCGCACTTGGGCTGCAGCATATCAATGTAACTTTACTCGTTTCGCTAACGTTCATCGTGGCGGCATCGAGCAATCTTCCAGTGCTGTTATTCACTATTTACTGGAGGCGTTTTAACGAAATAGGGGCGATTATTGGGATGGTCTGCGGACTGGGTGCTTCTTTGACATTTCTTTTGCTTGGACCAAACATTATGGACCCGGATGGGGGCTGGATTCCGAGAGAGCCGCTCTTTCCAATGGCAAATCCGGGGATTGTCGCCATTCCCATTGGATTTTTAGGTGCCTATTTCGGAACGCTGCTGACGGAAAATCCCCGCGAAAGTCATCAATCATTCCGGCGGGTCTATATAAAAGCGCATACCGGGATTGACACGAAGGAGGACTCCTCATGACCTATCTGACCATGATTCTGTCAGAGCGGCTTGGCTTGTTGCTTGTGCTTGCCTTTGTCCTGACGCGTATACCGGGATTCCGATCACTACTTGACCGAGAATACAGCAAAAAAATGACGCTGGTTCATATATGCATGTTTGGCCTGTTCGGAGTCGCGGGAACCATGACCGGCGTCGTTTTAGAGGATGGGGTGATTGCGGAACGGTTTTTTGCCTGGTCAGCCGATGATAATCAACTGGTTGTTAGTTCAAGTCTCGTTGCGATTGTTATTGCCGGGTTGCTGGGCGGTCCTGTTGTCGGGCTCGGTGCAGGCGTGATTGCCGGTGCACATCTTTTTTACATGGGGGGCATAGGCTTTATAGCAAACAGTCTGGTCAATCCTGTCACCGGTTTTCTTGCCGGGTGGACAGCTCGCTTTTTTTCCAATGAGCGGGTGATTTCCCCGTTAAAGGCCCTATTCATTGGTGTGTTTCCACCTATTTTGCAAATGCATATGCTGCTGATTGCCGAGCCCGGATCTAGTGCTATAGTCAGCATGGTGAATACGGTTGGGTTGCCGCTTGTGTTGTCGAACAGTATTGCTATTGCCATATTCACTGCCATGATCGGGATTGCTCTTCGTGAACAGGAAAACGAGGCAGCATTGGCAGCTGAGAAGGCATTCACCATTGCGGAGGAGGCACTTCCTTTTTTAAAAAGGGATTCTACCCGGGAAATGGCCGAGGGGATTGCGCGTTTACTTTATGACCGGCTGGAATTGGCTGCCGTATCAGTAACCGATGAGCAAGAAATCCTCGCACACATCGGGATGGGGGATGACCACCATCAACCGGCCGACCCTATTATTACTCCAATGTCCCATGAAGCGATTAGTACCGGACAGATGCAGGTAGCCTATTCCCGATCCGAAATCCAGTGCCCAGATGCGAAATGCCCGTTCGAATCAGTCATCATCATTCCGATTATCGATACCGGCGAATCAGCCGGCCTTATAAAATTTTATTTCCGGAAAGCACAGCATATCCGCCCGGTCGAAATCATGCTTGCACAAGGATTGGGACAATTGATTTCCAATC from Lentibacillus cibarius carries:
- a CDS encoding cation acetate symporter; the encoded protein is MNLTYFLFFLCIIVCTLIITYWAAKQSKTANQFYVAAGSLTGIQNGMAIAGDYISAASFLGIIGTIAISGFDGFLYAIGFLVSYLIVLFFIAEPVHRLGNYSLGDVICSRFPSIRMRWLMAISALLISILYMIPQLVAAGLLIRLLLDINYTTSVLVIGSLMTVYVVFGGMFATSWVQIVKTIVLMSGTFLLALIVLARFGWDIAELTAQVKTGTPLGEQFFQPGNLYDQPLESLSLHLALILGTAGLPHILIRLFTVRNVREVRRSLLTASWIIGLFYIIALVLGLGAVTLIGYNQLIDADPTGNLAAPLLAGKLGGDFLMAFIAAIAFTTIVAVVSGLVISATTAFSHDVYYHIIKKGQTTEKRQLRAAQWTAFVVGLISTLFALGLQHINVTLLVSLTFIVAASSNLPVLLFTIYWRRFNEIGAIIGMVCGLGASLTFLLLGPNIMDPDGGWIPREPLFPMANPGIVAIPIGFLGAYFGTLLTENPRESHQSFRRVYIKAHTGIDTKEDSS
- a CDS encoding LytS/YhcK type 5TM receptor domain-containing protein, giving the protein MTYLTMILSERLGLLLVLAFVLTRIPGFRSLLDREYSKKMTLVHICMFGLFGVAGTMTGVVLEDGVIAERFFAWSADDNQLVVSSSLVAIVIAGLLGGPVVGLGAGVIAGAHLFYMGGIGFIANSLVNPVTGFLAGWTARFFSNERVISPLKALFIGVFPPILQMHMLLIAEPGSSAIVSMVNTVGLPLVLSNSIAIAIFTAMIGIALREQENEAALAAEKAFTIAEEALPFLKRDSTREMAEGIARLLYDRLELAAVSVTDEQEILAHIGMGDDHHQPADPIITPMSHEAISTGQMQVAYSRSEIQCPDAKCPFESVIIIPIIDTGESAGLIKFYFRKAQHIRPVEIMLAQGLGQLISNQLHTIASDKLKTHIRDAELRNLQAQINPHFLFNTLHMIAALFRKDPEKARKITVSLAHFMRFNISLVASSLVHLEKEIQHVEAYMTIIQTRFANRLRIYFNKVDGGAHAHIPPSTIQPLVENSIQHGLQHVTEGGEVHVEMERITSGIRITVRDNGVGFDEQLLTSDGMVQVGEHQQSGAGISNVNQRLISLLGASARLHIRNLPDRGSEVAFTIPHIHMEKTKGGSSYEADSRDDSGR
- a CDS encoding (deoxy)nucleoside triphosphate pyrophosphohydrolase; this encodes MKKNIHVVGAVILDDNKILCAQRGPSKSLPYKWEFPGGKIEQGETPENALKREIEEEMHCYINVGAQVDHTVYEYDFGTVHLTTYFCHLLEGTPIRTEHHKLAWVSPEDLQILDWAPADIPAIEKLLNTSLFS
- a CDS encoding superoxide dismutase produces the protein MQSSSQKISWLQDLNDWAERCEESIISFKHQGNFEDGVREEIDDWLNQFSQLREKANEHRVQLDRNESETRTDDTEDVRSLQGEAESLRERFATFVEELPNASVQKEETADNELETEQAEATVDTMEAEQVEATTDDTITGQTEATANDDAEPAFELSEADSDATQTKLPTDDADDEREEEELDDDDDRKSSRTVPIGEHKLPPLPYAYNALEPHISEEIMRLHHDKHHRSYVEGLNKAEKEMEKARKRGDFSLIKHWEGEAAFNGAGHYLHTIFWHNMSPNGGGKPTGDIKKEISRTFGSFDKFKKHFSNAAEKVQAVGWAILVWSPRSHRTEILQAEKHQNLSQQDAIPLLVLDVWEHAYYLQYHTKRKDYIDAWWNVVNWENVNHRFQVAQHVQWTPY